A section of the Jannaschia sp. S6380 genome encodes:
- a CDS encoding biopolymer transporter ExbB, whose product MAREPLEHGTQFSQPIRQIVYMLAVLAAVGVGVVLAYPRVAPIFEANPWLNGMIIGVFVLGVIACFAQVLQLFSSVSWIEGFVERRSGHDITRPPGLLAPLAALLRSRSARSQISASSSRSILDSVGARMEEARDITRYIVNTLIFLGLLGTFWGLATTVPAVVDTIRSLNPTGEEGGMAVFGRLIGGLESQLAGMGTAFASSLLGLAGSLVVGLLELFAGHGQNRFYREMEDWLSSITRVGLVGDDGDETIDQYSLAAVLDHMNYQMENLQDMFARAEAGRLAADAKMVTLGEAVSAMADRMDGGGQTAAALDRVAEGQENIVAVLRGSAGSGDGGLDAESRMRLRSIDVQLLKVFEELQQGRQSAVDDLRGDLGALTRTLRQLNRQVQSTGGQAAEGDG is encoded by the coding sequence ATGGCACGCGAACCGCTCGAACACGGGACGCAATTCTCGCAGCCGATCCGGCAGATCGTCTACATGCTGGCCGTCCTCGCCGCGGTCGGCGTCGGCGTCGTGCTGGCCTATCCGAGGGTCGCGCCGATCTTCGAGGCGAACCCCTGGCTCAACGGCATGATCATCGGGGTCTTCGTCCTGGGCGTGATCGCCTGCTTCGCGCAGGTCCTCCAGCTGTTCAGCTCCGTCAGCTGGATCGAGGGCTTCGTGGAACGGCGGTCGGGCCATGACATCACGCGACCGCCCGGCCTGCTCGCACCCTTGGCCGCGCTCTTGCGGTCCCGCTCGGCGCGCAGCCAGATCTCCGCCTCCTCCTCGCGCTCGATCCTCGACTCGGTCGGCGCGCGGATGGAGGAGGCGCGGGACATCACCCGCTATATCGTCAACACGCTGATCTTCCTGGGCCTTCTGGGTACGTTCTGGGGCCTGGCCACGACCGTGCCGGCCGTCGTCGACACGATCCGCAGCCTGAATCCCACGGGCGAGGAAGGCGGGATGGCGGTGTTCGGGCGCCTGATCGGCGGCCTGGAATCGCAACTGGCGGGCATGGGCACGGCCTTCGCCTCGTCGCTGCTGGGCTTGGCCGGATCGCTGGTCGTGGGCCTGTTGGAGCTGTTCGCGGGCCATGGCCAGAACCGCTTCTATCGCGAGATGGAGGATTGGCTCAGCTCGATCACGCGCGTGGGGCTGGTGGGCGACGACGGCGACGAGACGATCGACCAGTATTCGCTGGCCGCCGTCCTCGACCATATGAACTACCAGATGGAGAACCTGCAGGACATGTTCGCCCGCGCCGAGGCGGGGCGGTTGGCGGCGGATGCCAAGATGGTCACGCTGGGCGAGGCGGTCTCGGCGATGGCCGACCGGATGGATGGCGGCGGGCAGACCGCCGCCGCGCTGGACCGCGTCGCCGAGGGGCAGGAGAACATCGTCGCCGTGCTGCGCGGAAGCGCCGGCAGCGGAGACGGCGGTCTGGACGCCGAGAGCCGGATGCGCCTGCGATCGATCGACGTCCAGCTCCTCAAGGTGTTCGAGGAATTGCAGCAGGGCCGCCAGTCGGCAGTGGACGACCTGCGCGGCGATCTCGGCGCGCTGACCCGGACGCTGCGCCAGTTGAACCGGCAGGTCCAGTCGACGGGTGGACAGGCCGCCGAAGGGGACGGCTGA
- a CDS encoding gamma-glutamylcyclotransferase: MWDEGDLWVFGYGSLVWNPGIEVAETRPATLRGYRRRFCMWSIHHRGSECDPGLVLALEPAEGASCCGVAIRAADPTAAIKELRARELVSAAYHEAHVTLDQPDGTPLDALAYVIDTGHSQYARDLSLERQAEIIAHATGGRGPNHEYLTRTAAGLHALEIGDEDLDWLVTRVQQMRDGG, from the coding sequence ATGTGGGATGAGGGCGATCTCTGGGTCTTCGGCTACGGATCGCTCGTCTGGAACCCCGGCATCGAGGTGGCCGAGACCCGGCCGGCGACCTTGCGCGGTTATCGGCGGCGCTTCTGCATGTGGTCGATACATCACCGCGGGTCCGAATGCGATCCGGGGCTGGTGTTGGCCCTGGAGCCTGCCGAAGGCGCCTCCTGCTGCGGCGTCGCGATCCGGGCGGCCGACCCGACGGCGGCGATCAAGGAGTTGCGCGCCCGCGAACTGGTCTCGGCCGCCTATCACGAGGCGCATGTGACCCTGGACCAGCCCGACGGCACCCCGCTCGACGCGCTGGCCTATGTCATCGACACCGGACACAGCCAGTATGCCCGCGACCTGTCGCTGGAACGGCAGGCGGAAATCATCGCCCATGCCACCGGCGGGCGCGGTCCGAACCACGAATACCTGACCCGAACGGCCGCCGGCCTGCACGCGCTGGAGATCGGCGACGAGGATCTCGACTGGCTGGTCACGCGGGTGCAACAGATGCGCGACGGCGGCTGA
- a CDS encoding DUF2125 domain-containing protein: MMRLLTIGVALAALLWGGYWFVGARAVERGLAGALTDARQAGWRIALSDLSVGGFPNRFDTTATDLRVDAPDGVWGAALPFVQVFALSYRPQEVIVVPAREAILRTPAGPVGVRAGDMRASAALTLSTRPDLRRAVAVVENVVLDGPSWRATLEDGQIAVRQSEGVGAYDLSLTFADIAVEGAEAALPPVLEDGAMDATLTFDGPLVDGGMPTLLTLRHARVAWDGTVADLSGEVAIDAAGWPSGDLILSLKGWRAVMPLLEAAGLAPSQVTLLTAGLRGLEVDGRVELPLTLRRGELRFGTIPLADLPRLTRR; this comes from the coding sequence ATGATGCGACTGCTGACGATCGGGGTGGCGCTGGCCGCGCTTCTCTGGGGCGGGTACTGGTTCGTGGGCGCGCGCGCCGTCGAACGTGGGCTGGCGGGCGCCCTGACCGACGCCCGGCAGGCGGGCTGGCGGATCGCCCTGTCGGACCTGTCGGTCGGCGGCTTTCCCAATCGCTTCGACACGACGGCGACGGACCTGCGGGTGGACGCGCCCGATGGCGTCTGGGGCGCGGCGCTGCCCTTCGTGCAGGTCTTCGCGCTCAGCTATCGCCCCCAGGAGGTGATCGTCGTCCCCGCGCGCGAGGCGATCCTCCGCACGCCTGCGGGGCCGGTCGGCGTGCGGGCGGGCGACATGCGCGCCTCGGCCGCGCTGACGCTGTCCACCCGACCGGACCTGCGGCGCGCGGTTGCCGTGGTCGAGAATGTGGTGCTGGACGGCCCGTCCTGGCGCGCGACGTTGGAGGATGGCCAGATCGCGGTCCGCCAGTCCGAGGGGGTCGGGGCCTATGATCTGTCGCTGACCTTCGCCGACATCGCGGTCGAAGGCGCGGAAGCGGCGCTTCCCCCGGTGCTGGAGGATGGGGCGATGGACGCCACGCTGACGTTCGACGGTCCGCTGGTCGATGGCGGGATGCCGACCCTGCTGACGCTTCGACATGCCCGCGTCGCCTGGGACGGCACCGTGGCGGACCTGTCCGGCGAGGTCGCGATCGACGCCGCCGGCTGGCCGTCCGGCGATCTGATCCTGTCGCTGAAAGGCTGGCGCGCGGTGATGCCGCTGCTGGAAGCGGCGGGGCTTGCGCCGTCGCAGGTGACGCTGCTGACCGCCGGGCTTCGCGGGCTGGAGGTCGACGGCAGGGTCGAACTGCCGCTGACGCTGCGCCGGGGCGAGCTGCGCTTCGGCACGATCCCGTTGGCCGATCTGCCCCGCCTGACGCGACGCTAG
- a CDS encoding FAD-dependent oxidoreductase, whose protein sequence is MKTHVKALVVGGGAVGTAIAYHLARAGWSDVMLLERDELTSGSTWHAAGLLPLFNMGYATSHIHAYSVDFYKTLEEETGLNPGFSVVGNLRMAQTQARMDEYELYASTAETVGIPYEWLSPSDIKDRYPLVRTEDLKGAIFHPTDGYINPADVTMAMAKGARQRGVAIERRWQVDGYEWKGDHWDVTATKMVEKGGNLIPSDERIVIHAEHVVTATGNHAQRTARLLGIKTPAIVVEHQYIVTEPDPALVEWRKSNPQHPVLRDADAKWYVREERGGWILGPYEQNAPARFPFEVPDSFRADLFPLDLERIEEEYMSFIHRIPSSENAGLKDDFNGPICYTPDGNPLVGPAPGLRNMWLAEGFSFGITAAGGTGHYLAQMMVEGEAEIDMASLDPRRFGNWVTTEYAMRKNEEAYDHVYVLHHPDEERPAARPLKTAPCYDRMKAHGAQFGCVNGWERPNYFVPGAEADFDLTSRSFRRGGWWQHAVEEAQAIRGAAGLIDATAFTKHKLRGPGAAAFLDWFTTNRLPKVGRINLTYALTEAGTTRTEYTIVRLAQDTFYLVSAGAWQAYDSDYLAKAVNDMVPTFGPMHLDDCTGMHGVFALAGPNARDILRDLIVTPDPAFALSNKGFPWLSARRIELKMAPVNAIRVAYTGELGWELHHPMEMQNYLFDRLMEAGEGHGLKPVGARAQNWLRQEKSYRAFGTELGRDATPLEAGLDRFVDLSKEFHGKDAMQAHGIRSKCVTLLIDGPEDADPWGREALYDADGARVGRLTSGGYSVAFGKSIGMGYVRPDLAQPGTKLKVRMQRNLWDAEVTEDSPYDPTNARIRVDG, encoded by the coding sequence ATGAAGACGCATGTCAAAGCACTCGTGGTCGGTGGCGGCGCCGTCGGCACTGCCATCGCCTATCACCTGGCCCGCGCGGGCTGGTCCGACGTCATGCTGCTCGAGCGCGACGAGTTGACCTCCGGCTCGACCTGGCATGCCGCGGGCCTGCTGCCGCTGTTCAACATGGGCTACGCGACCAGCCACATCCACGCCTATTCGGTCGATTTCTACAAGACGCTGGAGGAGGAGACCGGGCTGAACCCCGGCTTCAGCGTGGTGGGCAACCTGCGCATGGCGCAGACGCAGGCGCGGATGGACGAGTACGAACTCTACGCCTCGACCGCCGAGACGGTGGGCATCCCCTACGAATGGCTTAGCCCGTCCGACATCAAGGACCGCTATCCGCTGGTGCGGACCGAGGACCTGAAGGGCGCGATCTTCCACCCGACCGATGGCTACATCAACCCGGCCGACGTCACGATGGCCATGGCCAAGGGCGCGCGGCAGCGGGGCGTCGCGATCGAACGCCGCTGGCAGGTCGACGGCTACGAATGGAAGGGCGATCACTGGGACGTCACGGCCACGAAGATGGTCGAGAAAGGCGGCAACCTGATCCCTTCGGACGAACGGATCGTGATCCATGCCGAACATGTCGTCACCGCCACCGGCAACCACGCCCAGCGCACCGCGCGCCTCCTGGGCATCAAGACGCCCGCCATCGTGGTCGAGCATCAGTACATCGTCACCGAACCGGACCCGGCCCTGGTCGAATGGCGCAAGTCGAACCCGCAGCATCCGGTCCTGCGGGACGCCGATGCCAAGTGGTACGTCCGCGAGGAGCGCGGCGGCTGGATCCTGGGCCCCTACGAGCAGAACGCCCCCGCCCGCTTTCCGTTCGAGGTGCCCGACAGCTTCCGCGCCGATCTGTTCCCCCTCGATCTGGAGCGGATCGAGGAGGAGTACATGTCCTTCATCCACCGCATCCCCAGCAGCGAGAACGCCGGCCTGAAGGACGATTTCAACGGCCCGATCTGCTATACGCCCGACGGCAATCCACTGGTCGGCCCCGCGCCGGGCCTGCGCAACATGTGGCTGGCCGAGGGGTTCAGCTTCGGCATCACCGCCGCCGGCGGGACCGGCCACTACCTCGCGCAGATGATGGTCGAGGGCGAGGCCGAGATCGACATGGCCTCGCTCGATCCGCGCCGGTTCGGGAACTGGGTCACGACCGAATACGCCATGCGCAAGAACGAGGAGGCGTATGACCACGTCTATGTCCTCCACCACCCCGACGAGGAGCGGCCCGCCGCGCGCCCGCTCAAGACCGCGCCTTGCTACGACCGGATGAAAGCCCACGGCGCGCAGTTCGGCTGCGTCAACGGGTGGGAGCGGCCGAACTACTTCGTGCCGGGCGCCGAGGCGGATTTCGACCTCACGTCGCGCAGCTTCCGGCGCGGGGGCTGGTGGCAGCATGCCGTCGAGGAGGCGCAGGCCATTCGCGGCGCGGCGGGCCTGATCGACGCCACAGCATTCACCAAACACAAGCTGCGCGGCCCCGGCGCAGCGGCGTTTCTGGACTGGTTCACGACCAACAGGCTGCCGAAGGTCGGACGCATCAACCTGACCTATGCCCTGACCGAGGCCGGCACGACCCGCACCGAATACACCATCGTCCGACTAGCCCAGGACACGTTCTACCTGGTCAGCGCCGGGGCCTGGCAGGCCTATGACAGCGACTACCTCGCGAAGGCCGTCAACGACATGGTGCCGACCTTCGGACCGATGCATCTGGACGATTGCACCGGCATGCACGGCGTCTTCGCGCTGGCCGGTCCCAATGCCCGCGACATCCTGCGTGACCTGATCGTGACGCCCGACCCGGCCTTCGCGCTGTCCAACAAGGGGTTCCCCTGGCTCTCCGCCCGGCGGATCGAGCTGAAGATGGCGCCTGTCAACGCCATCCGCGTCGCCTATACCGGCGAGCTGGGGTGGGAGCTGCATCACCCGATGGAAATGCAGAACTATCTGTTCGATCGCCTGATGGAGGCGGGCGAGGGGCACGGGCTGAAGCCGGTCGGCGCGCGGGCGCAGAACTGGCTGCGGCAGGAGAAGTCCTACCGCGCCTTCGGCACCGAGCTTGGCCGCGACGCCACGCCGCTGGAGGCGGGGCTCGACCGGTTCGTGGACCTGTCGAAGGAATTCCACGGCAAGGACGCGATGCAGGCGCATGGCATCCGGTCGAAATGCGTCACGCTGCTCATCGACGGCCCCGAAGACGCCGACCCCTGGGGTCGCGAGGCGCTCTATGACGCCGATGGCGCGCGCGTGGGGCGCCTGACTTCGGGTGGCTATTCGGTGGCCTTCGGCAAATCCATCGGCATGGGCTATGTCCGCCCCGACCTGGCCCAGCCGGGCACCAAGCTGAAGGTCCGGATGCAGCGCAACCTCTGGGATGCCGAAGTGACCGAGGACAGCCCCTACGATCCGACGAACGCCCGCATCCGCGTGGATGGCTAG
- a CDS encoding DUF1489 domain-containing protein, which yields MPMNLIKLSVGTESMAQLANWHRSAAAKGPDGNPRHVTRMWPKRADEVLEGGSIYWVIKGVLLCRQPILRFEEVRRADGIPRCGIVLAPDLIPVAPTPRRAFQGWRYLDPADAPPDIDPARATEEALPAGLSVALAEIGVL from the coding sequence ATGCCCATGAACCTGATCAAGCTTTCCGTCGGAACCGAGTCCATGGCCCAACTGGCCAACTGGCATCGATCGGCGGCGGCCAAGGGGCCCGACGGCAATCCGCGGCATGTCACCCGCATGTGGCCGAAACGCGCGGACGAGGTGCTGGAAGGCGGCTCGATCTATTGGGTGATCAAGGGCGTGCTGCTTTGCCGCCAGCCGATCCTGCGCTTCGAGGAGGTGCGGCGTGCCGACGGCATCCCGCGCTGCGGCATCGTGCTGGCGCCCGATCTGATCCCCGTCGCACCGACGCCGCGCCGCGCCTTCCAGGGCTGGCGGTATCTGGACCCGGCCGATGCGCCCCCCGATATCGACCCCGCCCGCGCGACCGAGGAGGCATTGCCCGCTGGCCTGTCCGTGGCCCTGGCCGAGATCGGCGTGCTCTAG
- a CDS encoding adenosylcobalamin-dependent ribonucleoside-diphosphate reductase, translating into MSAFDAPIAAQIWDMKYRLKAADGTPVDDDIDATWDRIATALAAPEAEPQTWIPAFRAALQDFRFLPAGRIVAGAGTDRSVTLFNCFVMGTIEDSMSGIFDALREAALTLQQGGGIGYDFSTIRPKGDAVHGVSADASGPLSFMDVWDAMCRTIMSAGSRRGAMMATLRCDHPDIEAFVAAKADSARLRMFNLSVLVTDPFMDAVDADADWPLVFGGRTLRTVKARALWDAIMRATYDYAEPGVIFIDRINATNNLSYVETIAATNPCGEQPLPPYGACLLGSLNLARLVEEAFTDGARIPEGALADLTATAIRMMDNVVDASRFPLPAQAEEARAKRRIGLGVTGLADALAMCGLRYGTPDAVAATSHWLEVIANAAYRASADLAAEKGTFPLHDRAAILAAPMVARLAPDTRAAIAEHGLRNALLTSIAPTGTISLLAGNVSSGIEPIFATEYTRKVLQPDGSRTEEVVQDYAVAEWRRLHGDAPLPGSFVTVADLSPADHVAMQAAAQDWIDSSISKTINVPADIGFDAFKDVYLQAWQTGCKGCTTYRPNDVTGSVLSTTPEPRAADKVVQLFAPLDRPAALTGETYKIKWPASEHALYITINDIELDGQRRPFEIFVNSKNMEHFAWTVALTRMISAVFRRGGDVSFVVEELKAVFDPRGGAWVQGKYVPSILAAIGGVIERHMIATGFLAGEGLGLKLDPADPMAAAATVTAPGPACPSCGSFDVHMAEGCATCANCGFSKCG; encoded by the coding sequence ATGTCCGCATTCGACGCCCCGATCGCCGCGCAGATCTGGGACATGAAATACCGCCTGAAAGCCGCCGACGGAACGCCTGTCGACGACGACATCGACGCGACGTGGGACCGGATCGCCACCGCCCTCGCCGCGCCCGAGGCGGAGCCGCAAACCTGGATCCCGGCCTTCCGCGCGGCGCTGCAGGATTTCCGCTTCCTGCCCGCCGGCCGCATCGTTGCGGGGGCGGGCACCGATCGCAGCGTGACCCTGTTCAACTGCTTCGTCATGGGCACGATCGAGGACAGCATGTCCGGCATCTTCGATGCCCTGCGCGAGGCGGCGCTGACCCTGCAACAGGGCGGCGGCATCGGTTACGACTTCTCGACCATCCGGCCGAAGGGCGACGCGGTGCACGGGGTATCGGCCGATGCCTCCGGCCCGCTGTCGTTCATGGATGTCTGGGACGCGATGTGCCGCACGATCATGTCGGCGGGCTCGCGTCGCGGCGCGATGATGGCCACGCTGCGCTGCGACCACCCGGATATCGAGGCCTTCGTCGCCGCCAAGGCCGATTCCGCGCGCCTGCGGATGTTCAACCTGTCGGTGCTGGTGACCGACCCGTTCATGGATGCGGTCGATGCCGATGCCGACTGGCCGCTGGTGTTCGGCGGGCGGACGTTGCGTACCGTGAAGGCGCGCGCGCTGTGGGACGCGATTATGCGCGCGACCTACGACTATGCCGAACCGGGCGTGATCTTCATCGACCGGATCAATGCGACCAACAACCTGTCCTATGTCGAAACCATCGCCGCCACGAACCCCTGCGGCGAGCAGCCCCTGCCACCCTATGGCGCCTGCCTCCTGGGCTCGCTGAACCTTGCGCGGCTGGTCGAGGAGGCGTTCACGGACGGTGCCCGCATCCCCGAAGGCGCGCTTGCCGACCTGACCGCGACCGCGATCCGCATGATGGACAACGTAGTCGATGCCAGCCGCTTCCCGCTGCCCGCGCAGGCCGAGGAGGCGCGCGCCAAGCGGCGCATCGGGCTGGGCGTGACGGGCCTGGCCGACGCGCTCGCCATGTGCGGCCTGCGCTACGGCACACCCGACGCCGTCGCCGCGACGTCGCACTGGCTGGAGGTGATCGCGAACGCCGCCTATCGTGCCTCTGCCGACCTCGCCGCCGAAAAGGGGACGTTCCCGCTCCATGACCGCGCGGCGATTCTGGCCGCGCCTATGGTCGCGCGTCTCGCGCCCGACACCCGCGCCGCCATCGCCGAACACGGTTTACGCAACGCGCTCCTGACCTCGATCGCGCCGACCGGCACGATCAGCCTGCTGGCCGGCAACGTCTCCTCGGGGATCGAGCCGATCTTCGCCACCGAATACACCCGCAAGGTGCTGCAACCCGACGGGTCGCGGACCGAGGAGGTGGTGCAGGACTACGCCGTCGCCGAATGGCGCCGCCTCCACGGAGACGCGCCCCTGCCGGGCAGCTTCGTCACGGTTGCCGACCTGTCGCCCGCCGATCACGTCGCGATGCAGGCGGCGGCGCAGGACTGGATCGACAGCTCCATCTCCAAGACGATCAACGTGCCCGCCGATATCGGTTTCGATGCGTTCAAGGACGTCTATCTCCAGGCGTGGCAGACCGGCTGCAAGGGCTGCACGACGTATCGCCCCAACGACGTGACCGGCAGCGTACTGTCGACGACGCCGGAGCCCCGGGCCGCAGACAAGGTCGTCCAGCTCTTCGCGCCGCTCGACCGGCCGGCGGCCCTGACGGGCGAGACCTACAAGATCAAGTGGCCCGCCAGCGAGCATGCGCTCTACATCACGATCAACGACATCGAACTGGACGGACAGCGGCGACCGTTCGAGATCTTCGTGAACTCCAAGAACATGGAGCACTTCGCCTGGACCGTCGCCCTGACCCGGATGATCTCGGCGGTGTTTCGGCGCGGCGGGGATGTCAGCTTCGTCGTCGAGGAACTGAAGGCCGTCTTCGATCCGCGCGGCGGGGCCTGGGTGCAGGGCAAATACGTGCCCTCGATCCTTGCGGCCATCGGCGGCGTGATCGAACGGCACATGATCGCAACCGGGTTCCTGGCGGGCGAGGGGCTGGGCCTGAAGCTGGACCCGGCCGACCCGATGGCCGCGGCGGCCACCGTCACCGCGCCGGGCCCCGCCTGCCCCAGCTGCGGCAGCTTCGACGTCCACATGGCCGAGGGCTGCGCGACCTGCGCGAATTGCGGCTTCTCGAAATGCGGCTGA
- a CDS encoding GNAT family N-acetyltransferase, whose amino-acid sequence MSPAIQVRPAVRRDASLIARLADMAGEGLPLHLWAGMAAPDQDPWDVGRARAARGEGAFSWRNTTVATWRGAAAGMVIDYPLVAVDPPGHDVPALLRPLCELEEVATDTHYINVLAVEPQARRRGVARSLIAHVAGQARVPLTLIVASGNLGARAFYAAEGFGEVARRPMGPGGPPDLTGDWILLRR is encoded by the coding sequence ATGTCGCCCGCGATCCAGGTGCGTCCCGCCGTCCGGCGGGACGCATCCCTGATCGCGCGGCTGGCCGACATGGCAGGCGAGGGTCTGCCGCTGCACCTGTGGGCCGGCATGGCGGCGCCGGACCAGGATCCGTGGGACGTGGGGCGGGCCCGCGCGGCGCGCGGCGAAGGCGCGTTTTCCTGGCGGAACACAACGGTGGCCACCTGGCGGGGGGCAGCGGCGGGCATGGTGATCGACTATCCGCTGGTGGCGGTCGATCCGCCGGGCCACGACGTGCCGGCCCTTCTGCGCCCGCTTTGCGAGCTGGAGGAGGTGGCGACGGATACGCATTACATCAACGTGCTGGCCGTGGAGCCGCAGGCCCGGCGGCGGGGCGTGGCCCGTAGCCTGATCGCCCATGTGGCCGGACAGGCGCGTGTGCCGCTCACGCTGATCGTCGCCTCGGGGAACCTCGGCGCACGGGCCTTCTATGCCGCCGAAGGCTTCGGCGAAGTCGCGCGCCGCCCGATGGGCCCCGGCGGGCCACCCGACCTGACGGGCGACTGGATCCTGCTGCGTCGATGA
- a CDS encoding homocysteine S-methyltransferase family protein → MTEQILLTDGGLETSLIYRDCIALREFAAFELLETGAGRSALARYFRRYLDIATQAGRGFVLDTPTWRASRDWGAHLGYDAEAMTRINRDAVTFARILRRSSDCAPVLINGVIGPRGDGYVAEAVMTAEAAAAYHGQQVDALAAGGVDTLSAVTMTNASEATGILRAANAVGLPITVGFTTETDGRLPSGQTLSAAIAEVDAATDRPPERFMVNCAHPEHFADALEGAHATRIGAIRCNASRLSHAELDASETLDDGDPGDFARDAAELARRLPNLAVIGGCCGTDERHIARTAAALA, encoded by the coding sequence ACCGAACAGATCCTGTTGACAGATGGCGGGCTCGAAACCTCGCTGATCTACCGCGACTGCATCGCGCTGCGCGAATTCGCGGCATTCGAACTCTTGGAGACGGGCGCCGGGCGCAGCGCGCTGGCCCGCTACTTCCGCCGCTACCTCGATATCGCCACGCAGGCCGGACGGGGCTTCGTCCTGGATACGCCGACATGGCGGGCCAGCCGCGACTGGGGCGCGCATCTTGGCTATGACGCCGAGGCGATGACCCGGATCAACCGCGATGCCGTCACCTTTGCGCGCATCCTGCGCCGGTCGAGCGATTGCGCGCCCGTCCTGATCAACGGCGTGATCGGACCGCGGGGTGACGGGTATGTCGCCGAAGCCGTCATGACCGCCGAGGCTGCGGCCGCGTATCACGGACAACAGGTCGATGCGCTGGCCGCCGGCGGCGTGGACACGCTGTCGGCCGTGACGATGACCAACGCGTCCGAGGCGACGGGCATCCTGCGTGCGGCCAACGCCGTCGGTCTGCCGATCACGGTCGGCTTCACGACCGAGACCGACGGCAGGCTGCCCTCTGGGCAGACCCTGTCGGCGGCCATTGCCGAGGTCGACGCGGCCACCGACCGGCCGCCGGAACGCTTCATGGTCAACTGTGCGCATCCCGAGCATTTCGCGGACGCGCTGGAGGGCGCGCATGCCACGCGGATCGGTGCGATCCGGTGCAATGCGTCGCGGCTCAGCCATGCCGAGCTGGATGCGAGCGAAACGCTCGACGACGGCGATCCCGGCGATTTCGCCCGCGATGCGGCGGAACTCGCACGTCGCCTGCCGAACCTCGCCGTGATCGGCGGCTGCTGCGGCACCGACGAACGCCACATCGCGCGCACGGCCGCCGCCCTGGCCTGA